The proteins below are encoded in one region of Archocentrus centrarchus isolate MPI-CPG fArcCen1 chromosome 13, fArcCen1, whole genome shotgun sequence:
- the kcnj5 gene encoding G protein-activated inward rectifier potassium channel 4: MAGDSRVLMDHNMEIGVTPAQVKKLPKHLREPQISTERTHLISDPAKKPRQRYVQKDGKCNVHHGNVQETYRYLSDLFTTLVDLRWRLSFFIFTLVYVVNWLFFGFLWWLIALIRGDLVHADEEGWTPCVENLNSFVSAFLFSIETETTIGYGYRVITEKCPEGIILLLVQAILGSIVNAMMVGCMFVKISQPKNRAETLMFSHNAVISVRDNKMCLMFRVGDLRNSHIVEASIRAKLIRSQQTKEGEFIPLNQTDINIGFDTGDDRLFLVSPLIISHEINEKSPFWEMSLAQMEKEEFEIVVILEGMVEATGMTCQARSSYLDTEVLWGYRFTPVLSLEKGFYEVDYNNFHDVYETNTPTCSAKELAAKLREEPLLPQLSLLSPEPKMHTFDPLNQLSNQDLLNQDEENEERDSGGDRGENNGSAAALEELPLADGLSD, translated from the exons ATGGCAGGAGATTCTCGAGTCCTAATGGACCACAACATGGAGATAGGAGTCACCCCTGCACAG GTGAAGAAGCTTCCCAAACATTTGAGGGAGCCTCAGATCTCAACAGAGCGAACCCACCTGATATCTGACCCAGCAAAGAAGCCACGTCAGCGATACGTGCAAAAGGATGGCAAATGCAACGTTCATCACGGAAACGTGCAAGAGACCTACCGTTACCTCAGTGACTTGTTCACTACATTGGTGGACCTACGCTGGCGTCttagtttctttattttcacattGGTCTATGTAGTCAACTGGCTCTTTTTTGGGTTTCTGTGGTGGCTGATTGCGCTCATCCGTGGGGATCTAGTGCATGCTGATGAGGAGGGCTGGACCCCCTGCGTGGAGAACCTCAATAGTTTTGTCTCAGCCTTCCTCTTCTCCATTGAAACGGAGACCACCATTGGGTATGGTTATCGTGTAATCACAGAAAAATGCCCTGAAGGTATTATACTGCTTTTGGTGCAGGCCATCTTGGGTTCCATTGTTAATGCCATGATGGTGGGCTGCATGTTTGTCAAGATTTCACAGCCAAAGAACCGTGCCGAGACCCTCATGTTCTCACACAATGCTGTCATATCGGTGCGAGATAACAAGATGTGCCTGATGTTTCGGGTGGGGGACCTGAGGAACTCTCACATTGTCGAGGCATCAATTCGAGCAAAGCTGATCCGCTCGCAACAGACCAAAGAGGGGGAGTTCATCCCGCTCAACCAGACTGACATCAACATCGGCTTTGACACAGGAGATGACCGGCTGTTCTTGGTCTCACCACTCATCATCTCTCATGAAATAAACGAGAAGAGCCCCTTCTGGGAAATGTCACTGGCGCAAATGGAAAAGGAGGAGTTCGAGATTGTGGTTATTCTTGAGGGAATGGTGGAGGCCACAG GGATGACGTGTCAGGCACGAAGTTCCTACCTGGACACAGAGGTCCTGTGGGGGTACCGCTTCACTCCAGTGCTATCGTTGGAGAAGGGCTTCTACGAGGTAGATTACAACAACTTCCATGATGTCTATGAGACCAACACCCCCACTTGCAGCGCCAAGGAGCTGGCGGCTAAGCTTCGCGAGGAGCCGTTATTGCCCCAGCTTTCACTCCTCAGCCCTGAGCCCAAAATGCATACTTTTGACCCCCTAAACCAGCTATCAAACCAGGATCTGCTAAACCAAGATGAGGAGAATGAAGAGAGGGATTCGGGGGGTGACAGAGGAGAGAACAATGGCTCAGCTGCTGCATTAGAGGAGCTGCCACTTGCTGATGGACTGTCTGACTGA